In Fervidobacterium nodosum Rt17-B1, one genomic interval encodes:
- a CDS encoding flagellin yields the protein MRINHNLSALNAWRQITLTDSDMKKSLERLSSGLRINRASDDAAGLAISEKMRGQVKGLEMASKNAQDAISLIQTAEGALNEIHAILQRMRELAVQAATDTNTDVDRWNIQAEIDQLRDEIDRISRATEFNTKKLLNGNLEGFRAAPDAKVVAEGNIDLKVSIASSYVSVVEGTYILEIGQFQGTTTSNLDARVVLIKNNGTTVATVKNYTVGYVTIGGIKVTWNTTRFNINQFGGALPKETVIDTGVARVEGLNTTGNQLIFQIGANEGANMVAGIDAVDSKNLGLITTVLKVTSQNAAERAISVIDGAIHKVSSIRSQLGAIQNRLEHTIANLGVAAENLTAAESRIRDADMAKEMMAFTKQQILMQSGMAMLAQSNGLPQNVLQLLRG from the coding sequence ATGCGGATTAACCACAACTTGTCTGCTCTTAACGCATGGAGGCAGATTACATTAACAGATTCGGACATGAAAAAGAGTCTTGAAAGGCTTTCTTCCGGTTTAAGAATCAATAGAGCCAGTGACGATGCAGCAGGTCTTGCAATCAGCGAAAAGATGAGAGGACAGGTCAAGGGGCTTGAGATGGCTAGCAAAAACGCACAAGACGCTATTTCACTTATTCAAACTGCTGAAGGAGCACTAAACGAAATCCACGCTATACTCCAAAGGATGAGAGAATTAGCTGTACAAGCCGCAACTGACACAAACACAGACGTTGATAGATGGAACATTCAAGCAGAAATTGACCAACTAAGAGATGAAATCGATAGAATAAGCAGAGCAACAGAATTCAACACTAAAAAACTTTTAAACGGTAATCTTGAAGGTTTTAGAGCCGCGCCAGACGCAAAAGTCGTCGCTGAAGGTAATATTGATTTGAAAGTTTCAATCGCAAGTTCATACGTAAGTGTTGTTGAAGGAACTTATATACTCGAAATTGGGCAATTCCAAGGAACAACAACGAGTAATCTTGATGCAAGAGTAGTCTTAATTAAAAACAATGGGACAACGGTTGCAACAGTTAAAAACTACACAGTAGGCTATGTAACAATTGGTGGAATAAAAGTAACATGGAATACCACAAGATTCAACATAAATCAATTTGGAGGAGCACTACCAAAAGAAACAGTTATAGATACCGGTGTTGCCAGAGTTGAAGGATTAAATACAACAGGAAATCAGCTTATTTTCCAAATCGGTGCAAACGAAGGCGCAAACATGGTAGCCGGAATTGATGCTGTAGACTCCAAAAACCTCGGGCTTATTACCACAGTTTTAAAAGTTACATCACAAAATGCTGCAGAAAGAGCAATAAGTGTAATTGATGGAGCAATTCATAAAGTAAGTTCCATACGTTCACAACTTGGTGCAATTCAAAATAGACTGGAACATACGATAGCAAACCTCGGAGTTGCCGCAGAAAACTTAACAGCAGCCGAAAGCCGAATAAGAGATGCAGACATGGCAAAAGAAATGATGGCGTTTACAAAGCAACAAATTTTGATGCAATCTGGCATGGCAATGCTTGCTCAATCCAATGGTTTACCACAGAATGTATTGCAATTACTCAGAGGATAA
- a CDS encoding branched-chain amino acid ABC transporter permease, translated as MSFNFTIFIQNLLNGLMVGGLYALIAVGYTMVYGILRLINFAFGDVMVMGIYFAFYGATLIRFSFPLAVAFSLLVTAILGVLIDRLAYKPLRNAPRISALITAIGVSFFIESFAVVFFGPNYKAFLEALENKTIAFESFIIGGVYLPKIIFIILGITAVALVTLFLIVYKTKMGMAMRAISADIPTTSLMGINVDNVIGFTFAISSALAALAGVMWALRYPSFYPYTGFVPGLKAFIAAVFGGIGSIGGAVLGGILLGILEMMIITFFPTLMQYKDAFAFIILIVILLIRPAGLLGKRSVVKV; from the coding sequence TTGAGCTTTAATTTTACTATTTTTATTCAAAATCTTTTGAATGGTTTGATGGTTGGAGGGTTGTACGCTCTTATCGCTGTTGGATATACAATGGTTTACGGTATCTTGCGATTGATAAACTTCGCGTTTGGTGATGTCATGGTTATGGGAATTTACTTTGCCTTTTACGGTGCTACTCTCATACGTTTTAGCTTTCCTCTTGCAGTTGCATTTTCACTTTTAGTAACTGCCATTTTGGGTGTGCTAATAGATAGACTTGCTTACAAGCCATTGAGAAACGCTCCAAGGATATCTGCTTTGATAACAGCAATAGGTGTTTCATTTTTTATTGAAAGTTTCGCTGTAGTGTTTTTCGGGCCGAATTACAAAGCATTTCTTGAAGCGCTTGAGAACAAAACAATAGCTTTTGAATCGTTTATTATAGGTGGAGTTTACTTACCAAAGATAATATTCATAATCTTAGGTATAACAGCTGTTGCTCTTGTAACGTTGTTCCTGATTGTATATAAAACGAAAATGGGAATGGCTATGCGTGCTATTTCTGCAGATATCCCAACAACATCGTTGATGGGGATAAATGTTGATAACGTGATTGGCTTTACATTCGCTATAAGTTCAGCACTTGCAGCACTTGCTGGGGTAATGTGGGCACTTAGATATCCAAGTTTCTATCCTTACACAGGCTTTGTGCCTGGTTTGAAGGCATTCATTGCTGCTGTATTCGGTGGAATTGGTTCAATTGGCGGCGCTGTACTTGGTGGCATATTGCTTGGTATTCTTGAGATGATGATAATAACGTTTTTCCCAACACTTATGCAATACAAAGATGCATTTGCATTTATTATCCTTATAGTTATTCTCCTTATTAGACCTGCAGGACTTCTTGGTAAACGCTCAGTTGTAAAGGTTTGA
- a CDS encoding flagellin yields MTNMDMSKTLERLSSGLRINRAGDDAAGLAISEKMRGQIKGLDMAIKNSQDAISLIQTAEGALTEVHSILQRMRELAVQAASDTNTNVDRNQIQAELDQLREEIDRIARTTEFNTKKLLDGKLEGFKNTPDAKVVTGGNINVTVGGYSKTGATEGTYVIEVGQFKGAVTSQLDVKITQIGNNGTVLNSTTATIGALSAALGNVTIKWQRVFTISDFGDALPVNEVIDSAVVRVEARYTANNQLVFQIGANEGHNMIAGIDNMSAKALGLLTSTLKVTDQNSAEKTIMVVDAAIHRVSTARAALGAIQNRLEHTIANLGVAAENLTAAESRIRDADMAKEMMQFTKQQILLQSSMSMLAQANAQPQQVLQLLR; encoded by the coding sequence ATGACCAACATGGACATGAGCAAAACTCTTGAAAGACTTTCATCTGGTTTAAGAATCAACAGAGCTGGAGACGATGCAGCAGGCTTGGCTATCAGTGAAAAGATGAGAGGTCAAATCAAAGGTCTTGACATGGCAATTAAAAACTCACAAGACGCGATATCATTGATTCAAACAGCAGAAGGAGCATTAACAGAAGTACACTCAATACTCCAAAGAATGAGAGAACTAGCCGTACAGGCAGCAAGTGACACAAACACAAACGTTGATAGAAATCAAATACAAGCAGAGCTCGATCAATTAAGGGAAGAAATTGACAGAATAGCAAGAACAACAGAATTCAACACAAAGAAACTTCTCGACGGTAAACTCGAAGGGTTCAAAAATACTCCAGATGCTAAAGTCGTTACCGGAGGTAATATTAACGTAACTGTAGGTGGTTATTCAAAAACTGGTGCAACAGAAGGAACATATGTTATAGAGGTTGGACAATTCAAGGGTGCTGTTACATCACAGCTTGATGTTAAAATTACCCAAATAGGTAACAATGGTACAGTATTAAATTCAACTACTGCAACAATAGGTGCTCTCTCCGCAGCGCTTGGTAACGTAACAATTAAGTGGCAAAGAGTATTCACCATTTCCGATTTTGGCGACGCTTTACCAGTGAACGAAGTAATAGATAGCGCAGTGGTAAGAGTGGAAGCAAGATACACAGCAAACAATCAATTAGTCTTCCAAATCGGCGCAAACGAAGGTCACAACATGATCGCTGGTATCGACAATATGAGCGCGAAAGCTCTTGGATTGTTGACATCAACACTCAAAGTAACAGATCAAAACAGTGCTGAAAAAACAATAATGGTAGTGGATGCAGCAATTCACAGAGTAAGTACGGCAAGGGCAGCTCTCGGTGCTATCCAGAATAGGCTTGAACACACGATAGCGAACCTGGGAGTAGCAGCAGAAAACTTAACAGCAGCGGAAAGCCGAATAAGAGATGCAGATATGGCAAAAGAGATGATGCAATTCACAAAACAACAGATACTGTTGCAATCGAGTATGTCAATGCTTGCACAAGCAAACGCTCAACCACAACAAGTATTGCAATTACTCAGATAA
- the sdaAA gene encoding L-serine ammonia-lyase, iron-sulfur-dependent, subunit alpha, with protein MKYSELLEIWKETNLEFSEIILAQEMIETGRDPERVKENLRRLMNVILEESEKNIGKKFETLTGMTGDNGLKFYKHSPKMVSEFNHLATTVAISMGESNASMGRIVACPTAGSCGVVPGALYALKKTYNANEEDLLKSFIVGSGVGNVVANKATLSGAAGGCQAEIGTATAMASAILTYYFSKDPVKVGHAAALSFKSLMGLVCDPVGGFVEVPCVKRNGSAVNVAIICSEMALAGIESVIPFDEVVEAMYNVGKSLPESLRETGIGGIAGTKTAQQIVEKIKENWSKNT; from the coding sequence ATGAAATATTCCGAACTTTTAGAAATTTGGAAAGAGACGAATTTAGAATTCAGTGAAATAATATTAGCTCAAGAGATGATAGAAACTGGAAGAGACCCAGAAAGGGTTAAAGAAAATCTTAGAAGATTGATGAATGTAATTCTAGAAGAATCTGAGAAAAATATCGGAAAAAAATTCGAAACTCTTACGGGTATGACGGGAGATAATGGATTAAAATTTTATAAACACTCTCCGAAAATGGTAAGCGAGTTTAATCATTTAGCTACCACAGTAGCTATTTCCATGGGTGAATCGAATGCTTCTATGGGTCGTATCGTCGCATGTCCAACAGCTGGTTCGTGTGGTGTGGTTCCAGGAGCGTTATACGCTTTGAAAAAAACATACAACGCAAACGAGGAAGATTTATTGAAATCGTTTATCGTAGGTTCTGGGGTAGGAAACGTTGTAGCGAATAAAGCTACACTTTCAGGGGCTGCTGGTGGTTGCCAAGCCGAGATAGGTACTGCAACAGCAATGGCTTCTGCTATTTTAACTTATTATTTTTCAAAAGACCCTGTAAAAGTCGGACACGCTGCAGCGTTATCTTTCAAGTCGCTCATGGGGCTTGTTTGTGACCCAGTAGGAGGATTTGTTGAAGTACCATGTGTTAAGAGGAATGGTTCAGCAGTTAATGTAGCAATTATTTGCAGTGAAATGGCGTTGGCTGGCATTGAAAGTGTAATTCCATTCGACGAAGTTGTCGAGGCTATGTACAACGTTGGAAAATCTTTGCCGGAAAGTCTTAGAGAAACTGGCATCGGTGGAATTGCCGGGACTAAAACTGCGCAGCAAATCGTTGAAAAAATCAAAGAAAATTGGAGTAAAAATACTTAG
- a CDS encoding ABC transporter ATP-binding protein produces MTKNEINNPKKVILRMEHVTMQFGGLTAVDDFDNVAYDGEILGIIGPNGAGKTTAFNVITGIYYPTKGRVIFDDIDITPYRPHQITHLGIARTFQNIRLFDTLTVLDNVLVAQHHLLSTRDADKILQKHGKEKKIKGGLWFWRSVFKVGYRKVEQEMRARAMELLRKVGLDHLAYEIASSLPYGQQRKLEIARALATEPKLLLLDEPAAGMNPKESEELLNFIRYIRDEFNLTIILIEHDMKVVMGVCERIIVMDSGKIIAEGTPEEISKNPKVIEAYLGKEWEHAGA; encoded by the coding sequence ATGACAAAAAATGAGATAAACAATCCAAAAAAGGTAATTTTGAGAATGGAACATGTGACTATGCAATTTGGCGGACTTACCGCAGTTGATGATTTTGATAACGTAGCTTACGATGGTGAAATCCTTGGGATTATCGGTCCGAATGGCGCTGGTAAGACAACAGCTTTTAATGTTATCACAGGTATATACTATCCAACAAAAGGAAGAGTTATATTTGACGATATAGATATTACGCCTTACAGACCTCACCAAATAACACATTTGGGTATAGCTAGAACATTTCAAAATATAAGGCTTTTCGATACTTTGACGGTTTTAGACAACGTACTTGTTGCTCAGCATCATCTTTTATCAACGAGAGATGCCGATAAAATTTTACAAAAACACGGGAAAGAGAAAAAAATAAAAGGTGGATTATGGTTTTGGAGGTCTGTTTTCAAAGTTGGATATCGTAAAGTTGAACAAGAAATGAGAGCACGTGCGATGGAATTACTTAGGAAAGTTGGGCTCGATCATCTTGCGTATGAAATTGCATCGTCATTGCCATATGGTCAACAAAGAAAACTTGAGATTGCAAGAGCACTTGCAACAGAGCCGAAACTGTTATTACTTGACGAACCAGCGGCAGGTATGAACCCAAAAGAGTCAGAGGAACTGCTGAATTTTATCAGATATATACGAGATGAGTTTAATTTGACAATTATACTTATTGAGCACGATATGAAAGTTGTTATGGGAGTATGCGAAAGAATTATCGTTATGGATTCTGGAAAGATTATCGCAGAAGGAACACCAGAAGAGATAAGCAAAAATCCTAAGGTAATAGAAGCTTACCTTGGTAAGGAGTGGGAACATGCCGGTGCTTGA
- the sdaAB gene encoding L-serine ammonia-lyase, iron-sulfur-dependent subunit beta, with protein MGLLEVSGPVMTGPSSSHTLGALKIARFVYKLMGIPEHVVFAMHGSFALTYRGHGTDRALLAGVLGIKPDSPDVKEAYNIAKMYGLQYEFEVQDLGDVHPNTVLIKAWKDNIYNEIEGSSIGGGAIKITKINGVECQLTGDFPTLVIVNKDKPGALKDILDCIKTNIANVYLRRINALQAIALTIIELDENASDDVLKCLKNLNNVLEVYNVRIEEGEVI; from the coding sequence ATGGGATTACTTGAAGTTTCAGGGCCAGTGATGACGGGGCCATCAAGTTCACATACATTAGGTGCTTTAAAAATTGCAAGGTTTGTCTATAAATTAATGGGAATACCTGAGCATGTTGTGTTTGCAATGCACGGTTCTTTCGCATTAACTTACCGTGGGCATGGCACGGATAGGGCTTTGCTTGCAGGGGTTTTGGGGATTAAACCAGATAGCCCAGATGTTAAAGAAGCTTATAATATCGCAAAAATGTACGGTCTACAATATGAATTTGAGGTACAAGATCTAGGAGATGTACATCCTAACACCGTTCTTATAAAAGCTTGGAAAGATAATATATACAATGAAATTGAAGGTTCTTCTATTGGTGGAGGAGCGATAAAGATAACAAAAATCAATGGTGTGGAATGCCAACTTACCGGCGATTTTCCCACACTGGTAATTGTAAATAAAGATAAACCAGGCGCCTTAAAGGATATACTTGATTGTATAAAAACAAACATAGCAAATGTTTATTTAAGAAGAATAAACGCTTTACAAGCTATAGCATTGACGATAATAGAACTCGATGAAAACGCTAGTGATGATGTTTTGAAATGTTTGAAAAATCTAAATAACGTTCTTGAAGTTTACAATGTTAGAATCGAAGAAGGTGAAGTAATATGA
- a CDS encoding branched-chain amino acid ABC transporter permease, giving the protein MKSKAKRDLTLTVLFVIFAIILLQIANVKFDTYKKQILSLMAIYGIMAVSLNLVNGITGVFSLGHAGFILLGAYTSALLTIPPEQKAMIFIIAPPSPFIVNLHTDFLTATIIGGLVAAFGAFIIGFPVLRLSGDYLAIASLGFSEVLRILALNLQSITNGSLGLKGLPNYTNIWWSWGWLFVTILFIVSLVKSSYGRALLAIRDNSIAAEAMGINVFKHTLLSFVVSAFFAGVSGALYAHWLTTIDPRITTFGPILTYYVLIMVVLGGLGSISGSVIGAIIFAFLMEWLRAFEQPFTLFGKDFPAIQGMRMLVLSVLFVVTMIVWKRGIFGRAEITWDGIINIFKKFSRGGKK; this is encoded by the coding sequence ATGAAGAGCAAAGCAAAAAGAGACTTGACATTAACAGTATTGTTTGTCATTTTCGCTATTATCCTTCTTCAAATCGCGAATGTTAAATTTGACACTTATAAAAAACAAATTCTCTCGCTTATGGCGATTTACGGAATAATGGCTGTAAGTTTGAATTTGGTCAATGGGATAACTGGCGTATTTTCACTTGGTCATGCTGGATTTATACTGCTTGGAGCTTATACTTCGGCTCTTTTAACGATACCACCAGAACAGAAAGCAATGATTTTTATAATAGCACCACCTAGTCCGTTTATTGTGAATCTTCATACTGACTTTCTTACAGCAACGATAATTGGAGGACTTGTTGCAGCATTTGGAGCTTTTATAATCGGTTTTCCAGTTCTCAGATTATCAGGTGATTATCTTGCAATTGCTTCTTTAGGCTTTTCAGAGGTTTTGAGAATATTAGCATTGAATCTCCAATCTATCACAAATGGCTCTCTTGGTTTAAAAGGTTTGCCGAATTACACTAATATTTGGTGGAGCTGGGGTTGGTTGTTTGTAACGATACTATTCATAGTTAGTCTTGTGAAAAGTTCTTATGGTCGGGCTTTATTAGCGATTAGGGACAACTCAATTGCAGCTGAAGCGATGGGGATAAATGTTTTTAAACATACGTTGTTATCTTTTGTTGTAAGTGCATTCTTTGCTGGCGTGAGTGGTGCTCTGTACGCTCATTGGCTTACAACAATTGACCCAAGAATCACCACTTTCGGTCCAATTCTTACATATTATGTTTTAATAATGGTTGTTCTCGGAGGTCTTGGAAGTATAAGTGGTTCGGTGATTGGCGCGATAATATTTGCATTTTTAATGGAATGGCTTAGGGCATTTGAGCAACCATTTACATTATTTGGTAAAGATTTCCCGGCCATCCAGGGTATGAGAATGTTAGTTTTGTCTGTTTTATTTGTCGTTACAATGATTGTATGGAAGAGAGGAATATTTGGACGAGCAGAAATAACTTGGGACGGAATAATAAATATTTTCAAGAAGTTCTCAAGAGGTGGTAAAAAATGA
- a CDS encoding ABC transporter ATP-binding protein, with translation MPVLEVDGLHVFYGAIHAIKGISFKVEKGKVITLIGANGAGKTTTLSTIAGLVKSKRGRIIFEDKEIQNLPPHTINRLGISLVPEGRRIFPNLTVMENLMMGAYNRKDKEGIKKDLEWVFSLFPRLAERKNQLGGTLSGGEQQMLAISRALMNRPKLLMMDEPSLGLAPILVEEVFEIIKKLNSEGITILLVEQNAVGALNISHYGYVLETGNITLEGPSKELLKNEEVKKAYLGL, from the coding sequence ATGCCGGTGCTTGAAGTAGATGGTCTTCATGTTTTTTATGGAGCTATTCACGCAATTAAGGGGATTTCTTTTAAAGTTGAGAAAGGTAAAGTTATAACACTCATAGGTGCAAATGGCGCAGGGAAAACGACGACTCTTTCAACGATAGCAGGTCTGGTAAAATCAAAAAGAGGGAGAATTATATTTGAAGATAAAGAAATACAAAATCTTCCACCACATACTATCAATAGACTTGGTATTTCATTGGTTCCTGAAGGAAGACGCATATTTCCAAATTTAACAGTAATGGAAAATCTCATGATGGGTGCTTACAATCGAAAGGATAAGGAAGGAATAAAGAAAGATTTGGAGTGGGTGTTTTCTTTATTCCCAAGGCTTGCTGAACGTAAAAATCAGCTCGGTGGAACTTTATCCGGTGGAGAACAGCAGATGTTGGCTATTTCGAGGGCACTCATGAATCGTCCGAAACTTCTCATGATGGATGAACCTTCTCTCGGGCTTGCACCTATATTGGTTGAAGAAGTCTTTGAGATTATCAAAAAACTAAATTCAGAAGGAATAACAATATTGCTTGTTGAACAAAACGCAGTAGGGGCACTTAACATATCTCACTATGGTTACGTTCTTGAAACTGGGAATATAACCCTGGAAGGTCCTTCAAAGGAGTTGCTGAAAAACGAGGAAGTTAAAAAGGCATACTTAGGTTTGTGA
- a CDS encoding tetratricopeptide repeat-containing glycosyltransferase family 2 protein: MSKQPENKCLLSVAMIMKNEEHNLDRALGSIKPYVDEIIVVDTGSTDNSVEIAKKYTDKVYFHEWRDDFSEARNYSLQFPTCEWVLIYDADEEVKEDFGKIREFLASLPKDVNTVYLPTISYLDWDLKRTEVASTARIFRNGTVRYENIVHNQPIYKGKVVEAPFIIYHYGYIWTRKLKQKKYERTRNLLVKLLNEKKDMSNIERIYYLCQLYKTESMYESRYNKYPIVEEIFSLVEKEQRINSIGFEVFFLHGLDLMSKGLYDLAERMFKLVLSLNSNNPDPYYGLLGIDEARKEFDKLIPHGEKFFEQIKDVEEHPEKYGWTIITIKYKASARTLLCIGYLKAKRLKEFKENYYLIFEEAKKTGEDLPKLLKSLAKYIIELDNEDYASLSEEIDKLLLEASQLGVRLNILDFIEKDLESGRTYNVELYRPHVKSKFEDYVLKRLESGNDYLLDYILGEDKIEGIKKYGLGSLIFYFENFKGETTEKLKLLNEIRKSEDETLKGVSLALIGDTYLKMGNFKLALDYYKRSIDTLPELGKFIKPVLEDLKTKLDTEIDGAFEEIKEYYTKAKEFFTDLSKEFNVEELKKIYLISDSDFAKYVSSVYLYDSNIDKAKQFLEKIENKDKFYFYNFRLAKIFEKSENQEDLRKAYELHVEACKKNFNLADLGIGIYKFDGFYPSEKIGSPNDEIVWVGNISEKHSGLGVISPIRAWKKANNYYYAYPFPKSEVLKVYKERLKSYKLPKFSVGMEDLLKSLNELNVNEISLLEDDEELKKTITSAVKEIGIEYKENSESIVSFELLNTEIEISKILSKYKSGLLFYFVPNFENKSDIAWYYPLFRVFRNRKAINDELEKLSIKRIKHIILTGHLRAVIFEK, translated from the coding sequence GTGTCAAAGCAACCTGAAAATAAATGCTTACTAAGTGTTGCAATGATAATGAAAAATGAAGAGCACAACTTGGACAGGGCATTGGGCAGTATAAAACCGTATGTTGATGAAATAATTGTTGTTGACACAGGCTCAACGGATAATAGTGTTGAAATTGCGAAGAAATATACTGATAAAGTTTATTTTCACGAATGGCGGGATGATTTTTCAGAAGCCAGAAACTATTCATTGCAATTTCCAACGTGTGAATGGGTATTGATATACGATGCCGATGAAGAAGTTAAGGAAGATTTTGGTAAAATAAGAGAGTTTTTAGCAAGTTTACCAAAAGATGTAAATACTGTTTATCTTCCTACAATAAGTTATCTCGACTGGGATTTAAAAAGAACCGAAGTTGCATCAACCGCGAGAATTTTCAGAAATGGAACGGTAAGATATGAAAATATAGTCCATAACCAACCAATTTACAAAGGTAAAGTTGTTGAAGCTCCGTTTATAATATACCACTACGGATATATTTGGACAAGAAAATTAAAGCAAAAAAAGTACGAAAGAACAAGAAATCTTTTAGTTAAGCTTCTTAATGAAAAAAAAGATATGTCCAATATAGAAAGAATATATTATTTATGTCAACTTTACAAAACCGAGTCTATGTATGAATCCAGATATAACAAATATCCAATAGTTGAAGAAATATTCTCTCTTGTAGAAAAGGAGCAAAGAATAAATTCTATAGGTTTTGAAGTATTTTTCTTACATGGTTTGGACCTCATGTCAAAAGGTTTATACGATTTGGCAGAGCGAATGTTTAAATTAGTTCTTTCCCTAAATTCAAATAATCCTGATCCATATTACGGACTTCTTGGAATCGATGAGGCTAGAAAAGAATTTGATAAGCTTATACCACACGGCGAAAAATTCTTTGAACAAATAAAAGATGTTGAAGAGCACCCAGAAAAATATGGATGGACAATAATTACGATAAAATACAAAGCTTCAGCACGAACACTTCTCTGTATTGGTTATTTAAAAGCTAAAAGACTAAAAGAATTTAAGGAGAATTACTATTTAATATTTGAAGAAGCAAAAAAGACTGGCGAAGACCTCCCAAAGCTTTTGAAGTCGTTAGCTAAATACATTATTGAACTTGATAACGAAGATTACGCTTCGTTATCTGAAGAAATCGACAAGTTATTATTAGAAGCTTCTCAGTTAGGTGTTAGGCTTAACATACTTGACTTTATAGAAAAAGATTTAGAAAGTGGTAGAACATACAATGTGGAACTTTATCGTCCACACGTGAAAAGTAAATTTGAAGATTATGTTTTAAAAAGGCTAGAGAGTGGTAATGATTATCTTTTAGATTACATCCTTGGTGAAGACAAAATCGAAGGAATTAAAAAATATGGATTAGGCAGTTTGATATTTTATTTTGAAAATTTCAAAGGTGAAACAACGGAAAAATTGAAATTATTGAATGAAATACGTAAATCGGAAGATGAAACCTTAAAAGGAGTTTCACTTGCCTTAATAGGCGATACTTATTTGAAAATGGGGAATTTTAAACTTGCTCTTGATTACTACAAACGTTCAATTGATACTTTACCAGAACTCGGGAAATTTATAAAACCGGTTTTGGAGGATTTAAAAACAAAGTTGGACACAGAGATCGACGGTGCTTTTGAAGAGATAAAAGAGTATTATACAAAAGCTAAGGAATTCTTTACTGACCTTTCAAAAGAATTCAATGTCGAAGAACTCAAAAAGATTTACTTAATCTCAGATAGCGATTTTGCTAAATACGTAAGTTCGGTTTATCTTTACGATTCAAATATTGACAAAGCAAAGCAATTTTTGGAAAAAATCGAAAATAAAGATAAGTTCTATTTTTACAACTTTAGGCTTGCAAAGATATTCGAAAAATCTGAAAACCAAGAAGATTTAAGAAAAGCCTACGAATTGCATGTTGAAGCATGCAAAAAGAATTTCAATTTAGCTGACTTAGGTATTGGAATATATAAATTTGATGGGTTTTATCCTTCTGAAAAAATCGGTTCACCCAATGATGAAATTGTGTGGGTTGGAAATATATCAGAAAAGCACTCTGGATTAGGGGTAATTTCACCAATACGTGCATGGAAAAAGGCGAACAACTATTACTATGCTTATCCATTCCCCAAGAGTGAAGTTTTGAAAGTTTACAAGGAAAGATTAAAAAGTTACAAATTGCCAAAATTCTCCGTTGGAATGGAAGACTTACTAAAAAGCTTGAACGAATTGAATGTGAACGAAATTTCTCTGCTTGAAGATGATGAAGAATTGAAAAAAACTATTACAAGCGCTGTGAAAGAGATTGGGATAGAATATAAAGAAAATTCAGAAAGTATAGTTAGTTTTGAACTTTTGAATACAGAAATAGAAATCAGCAAAATTTTGAGTAAATACAAGAGTGGACTATTGTTCTATTTCGTTCCGAACTTTGAAAACAAAAGTGATATCGCTTGGTATTATCCATTGTTTAGAGTTTTCCGAAATAGAAAGGCTATAAACGATGAATTGGAAAAATTGAGTATTAAAAGAATTAAACATATTATTCTCACAGGTCACTTGAGAGCGGTTATATTTGAAAAATAA